In the Maribacter sp. MJ134 genome, one interval contains:
- a CDS encoding single-stranded DNA-binding protein produces the protein MNALKNKVQLIGNLGQDPEIVNLDGGAKLAKFSIATTESYKNNKGEKVDDTQWHNVVAWGKTAEIVENYLTKGKQVAVEGKLTHRSYETKEGEKRYITEVRCNELLMLGK, from the coding sequence ATGAACGCACTTAAAAACAAAGTACAGTTGATTGGAAATTTGGGTCAGGACCCGGAAATTGTAAATCTTGATGGTGGAGCCAAATTGGCAAAATTTTCCATTGCCACAACAGAAAGCTACAAAAACAATAAAGGAGAAAAGGTAGACGACACGCAATGGCATAATGTGGTCGCCTGGGGTAAAACTGCAGAAATCGTAGAAAATTACCTGACCAAAGGAAAGCAGGTGGCCGTAGAGGGGAAATTAACACATCGCTCTTATGAGACCAAAGAGGGAGAAAAACGATATATTACCGAGGTTCGTTGTAACGAGCTTTTGATGTTGGGTAAATAA
- a CDS encoding virulence RhuM family protein, with protein sequence MHSLENTNFMFYTSDNGTTNIQVILDDKNETVWVSQNSMAEIFDTSKQNISYHLGNIYKDGELNKFSTVKEILTVQEEGNRNVQRKIEFYNLDAIISVGYRVSSQKATMFRIWANSVLKNYLVKGFAIDNDRLKQGKNLFDKDYFDELIEIVREIRASERRFYQKITDLYATAIDYNPKAEITRLFFATVQNKLEFAITHHTAPEIIKLRADANKPNMGLTSWKNEKKGGKIIKTDVSVAKNYLKKEEIGELNTLVNMYLDFAELQAKRGKTMTMAEWADKLDSFLKFNDYDLLSDAGKIKKDVAKKFAESEYKKFRIQQDKEFVSDFDKVVSKINKGEKLPPPPPLAPPLSDFNKKLKKGLDWNPKENKS encoded by the coding sequence ATGCATAGTTTAGAGAATACAAACTTCATGTTTTATACTTCGGATAATGGAACTACCAATATCCAAGTAATACTTGATGATAAGAACGAAACGGTTTGGGTTTCTCAAAATAGTATGGCTGAAATATTTGATACTTCAAAACAAAACATCAGCTACCATTTAGGGAATATTTATAAGGACGGTGAATTAAATAAATTTTCAACTGTCAAAGAAATTTTGACAGTTCAAGAAGAGGGGAATCGTAATGTTCAAAGGAAGATAGAGTTTTACAACTTAGATGCAATAATATCAGTAGGTTATCGTGTCAGTTCTCAAAAAGCAACTATGTTCAGGATATGGGCAAATAGTGTTTTGAAAAACTATCTCGTTAAGGGTTTTGCAATTGATAATGATAGGCTGAAACAAGGCAAAAACCTTTTTGATAAGGACTATTTTGACGAGTTAATTGAAATAGTAAGGGAGATACGAGCTTCTGAAAGAAGGTTTTATCAAAAAATTACCGACCTATACGCTACGGCAATAGATTATAATCCTAAAGCAGAGATAACAAGATTGTTTTTTGCGACTGTACAAAACAAACTTGAATTTGCAATAACACATCACACAGCACCTGAAATTATTAAACTAAGAGCAGATGCAAACAAACCCAACATGGGGTTAACTAGTTGGAAAAACGAAAAGAAAGGAGGTAAAATCATAAAAACAGATGTTTCAGTAGCTAAAAACTATCTCAAAAAAGAAGAGATTGGAGAATTAAACACTTTGGTAAATATGTACTTAGATTTTGCAGAGCTTCAAGCTAAAAGAGGAAAAACTATGACTATGGCGGAATGGGCAGACAAATTAGACTCCTTCCTTAAATTTAACGATTACGATCTTTTAAGTGATGCTGGAAAAATTAAAAAAGATGTTGCTAAAAAATTCGCCGAATCAGAATATAAAAAATTTAGAATTCAACAAGATAAAGAGTTTGTGTCTGACTTTGATAAAGTAGTTTCTAAAATAAATAAAGGGGAAAAATTGCCACCCCCACCGCCTTTAGCACCTCCTTTATCTGATTTTAATAAAAAACTAAAAAAAGGCTTAGATTGGAATCCTAAAGAAAATAAATCATAG
- a CDS encoding IS1595 family transposase, whose translation MINQDFNSIIELIQAFPDQQSCIDHLEQLRWNGNVVSPFDVESKVYNCKGNKYKCKNTGKYFNVKTNTIFDNTKIDLQKWFLAIWLVTSHKKGISSLQLGRDLKITQKSAWFMLSRIRQCFGIDNDTKLDNEVEADETFVGGKNKNRHANKKTRDTSDDKAPVLGMVERSGKVIAKHVPNTTMETLSHEILKNVKETAKLYTDEYTSYARMKRVYDHSVVKHSQHQYVNGRVHTNTIEGFWSLLKRGIFGIYHFTSVKHLQRYVDEFYFRYNSRKQPEAMRFNLFLKNT comes from the coding sequence ATGATTAACCAAGACTTCAACTCCATTATCGAACTAATACAAGCCTTTCCTGACCAACAGTCTTGTATAGACCATTTAGAGCAATTAAGATGGAACGGTAACGTAGTTAGTCCATTTGATGTTGAATCTAAAGTATATAACTGTAAGGGGAACAAATACAAATGTAAGAATACGGGAAAGTACTTTAATGTAAAGACCAATACTATTTTTGATAACACTAAGATTGACCTTCAAAAATGGTTCTTAGCTATTTGGTTGGTTACTTCACATAAAAAAGGAATCTCTTCTTTACAATTAGGTAGGGATTTAAAAATCACTCAAAAATCAGCTTGGTTCATGTTATCTAGAATACGTCAATGTTTTGGTATCGATAACGATACTAAACTTGATAATGAAGTAGAAGCGGACGAAACATTCGTAGGTGGTAAGAACAAAAACAGACACGCCAACAAGAAAACTAGAGATACTAGCGATGATAAAGCACCAGTTTTAGGAATGGTAGAGAGAAGCGGCAAAGTAATCGCTAAGCACGTTCCCAATACGACTATGGAAACCTTATCCCACGAGATTTTAAAGAATGTAAAGGAAACCGCCAAGCTTTATACGGATGAATACACTTCCTACGCTAGAATGAAGCGTGTATACGACCATTCAGTTGTAAAGCATAGTCAGCACCAATACGTTAACGGAAGGGTTCATACGAACACTATAGAGGGCTTTTGGTCATTGTTAAAGCGTGGTATATTCGGAATCTATCATTTTACATCAGTAAAGCACTTGCAACGATATGTAGATGAATTTTACTTTAGATACAATTCTAGAAAACAACCCGAAGCAATGAGATTTAATTTATTTTTGAAAAATACTTAG
- a CDS encoding sugar phosphate isomerase/epimerase family protein — translation MKLAIHNWMRAEPLESTITRIAAMGYTHLEIQGTPENYNTKEVKALLDKHGIQCWGSVTLMLEERNMLAKDAAQRQMSVQYVLDLAKMVKELGGSVISLVPATVGKIIPDARPEEEWEWAIAGIKEVYAYTEVNDLRIGIEPINRFETYFINRGAQALALAEAVGPNCGVCLDTFHMNLEEEDMFDTMKKVGSRLVNFHVADNNRMAPGMGHLDWVRIMSTLKEIQYDGVLSVEFCAAMDRTPANPYPNSIDTAQVGLSDEQLKFLQDHGSSAVTEEFYSMLTKKSIDTLKPLL, via the coding sequence ATGAAATTAGCCATACATAATTGGATGCGTGCCGAGCCTTTGGAAAGCACCATAACCCGGATTGCAGCAATGGGGTACACTCACCTTGAAATTCAGGGTACTCCAGAAAACTATAACACCAAAGAAGTAAAGGCCTTGCTAGATAAACATGGCATACAATGTTGGGGTTCCGTTACCTTAATGCTAGAAGAGCGTAATATGTTGGCCAAGGATGCGGCACAACGCCAAATGTCCGTACAATATGTGTTGGATTTAGCCAAGATGGTCAAAGAATTGGGCGGTTCCGTGATTTCCCTTGTTCCGGCTACTGTGGGTAAAATAATTCCCGATGCACGACCGGAAGAAGAATGGGAATGGGCCATAGCGGGTATCAAGGAAGTGTATGCCTATACGGAGGTCAATGACCTACGCATAGGTATTGAGCCCATTAATAGGTTTGAAACCTACTTCATTAATCGCGGAGCACAAGCCTTGGCACTGGCAGAAGCGGTAGGTCCCAATTGCGGGGTTTGCTTGGATACCTTTCATATGAACCTAGAGGAGGAGGACATGTTCGACACCATGAAAAAAGTGGGGAGCCGTCTTGTGAATTTTCATGTTGCGGACAACAACCGTATGGCGCCCGGTATGGGCCATTTAGACTGGGTGCGGATTATGAGCACCTTAAAGGAAATACAGTATGATGGCGTATTATCGGTAGAGTTCTGTGCGGCCATGGACCGCACTCCTGCCAATCCCTATCCAAATTCCATCGACACGGCACAGGTTGGGCTAAGTGATGAACAACTGAAATTTTTGCAAGACCATGGCAGCTCAGCGGTAACTGAGGAATTCTATTCCATGCTAACGAAAAAATCCATCGACACCTTAAAACCTTTGCTATAA
- a CDS encoding mandelate racemase/muconate lactonizing enzyme family protein yields MKITNVEAFWLRCPIPKEKQHFSDYGLLTNFDMTLVVVTADSGLQGFGEAKAAVGSSGSCASIVSCIENEIKPILIGKDARHISRIWEHIYNGTRDHYALSRGRKFPILGRRGLTVSAMSGIDTALWDLKGKALGVPVVELLGGSCREQMPAYASGGWAKADAIGEQLLSYTSKGFSGVKMRVGIMDETVQASITRVKAAREALPDHIKLMTDAHGTFSVPEAKQFCRGVADCNLYWFEEPLSPDNRVGTAEVRASTDIPIAAGESEYTAFDVRDMIAERALDVVQPDCAIIGGITEAMRVAQLAHTYQLELAPHCWGSAFSFMAGVSVAFASPSANVIEFSLGGNPMMYDLVQEQIAVDTNGMLSEPDKPGLGLTPNWDFVKEFKQ; encoded by the coding sequence ATGAAAATCACCAATGTAGAAGCCTTTTGGTTACGGTGTCCCATTCCAAAGGAAAAACAGCATTTCTCCGATTACGGCTTACTCACTAATTTTGATATGACCCTTGTGGTCGTAACTGCGGATTCTGGGCTACAAGGGTTTGGAGAAGCAAAGGCCGCAGTAGGTTCATCGGGTTCTTGTGCGAGCATCGTAAGTTGTATTGAAAATGAAATTAAACCCATACTAATAGGGAAAGATGCACGACATATCTCACGAATCTGGGAACACATTTATAACGGAACGCGCGACCATTATGCCTTATCCAGAGGTCGCAAATTCCCTATTTTAGGGAGACGGGGATTGACCGTTTCTGCCATGAGCGGTATTGACACGGCTTTGTGGGACTTAAAGGGGAAAGCTCTAGGAGTGCCTGTAGTGGAATTGTTAGGCGGAAGTTGCCGAGAACAAATGCCTGCCTATGCCAGTGGTGGGTGGGCTAAGGCAGATGCTATTGGGGAACAATTGTTAAGCTACACTTCAAAGGGGTTTTCAGGCGTAAAGATGCGTGTAGGAATTATGGACGAGACCGTGCAGGCGAGTATCACGAGAGTGAAAGCGGCACGAGAGGCCTTACCAGACCATATCAAATTAATGACCGATGCACATGGTACCTTTAGCGTACCCGAAGCCAAACAGTTTTGCAGAGGTGTAGCAGATTGTAATCTCTACTGGTTTGAAGAACCCCTCAGCCCCGATAACAGAGTAGGTACGGCAGAAGTCAGGGCCAGTACGGATATTCCGATAGCCGCTGGCGAAAGTGAATACACGGCATTTGATGTTAGGGATATGATAGCCGAAAGAGCTTTAGATGTTGTTCAACCAGATTGTGCCATCATTGGTGGTATTACGGAAGCCATGCGCGTAGCACAACTGGCACACACGTACCAGTTAGAGCTGGCACCGCATTGTTGGGGTTCTGCTTTCTCCTTCATGGCCGGGGTATCTGTTGCTTTCGCATCACCATCCGCTAACGTTATTGAATTCTCCCTAGGGGGTAATCCTATGATGTACGATTTAGTACAAGAACAGATAGCGGTAGATACTAATGGAATGCTCTCTGAACCAGATAAGCCTGGTTTGGGTTTAACCCCTAACTGGGATTTTGTAAAGGAATTTAAACAATAG
- a CDS encoding VOC family protein — MARAVKINHVALVVSNLEEACKFYEYELGLEPIPAFLFDYPTAFFKFNKEQQLRLTEWEDAYSFRGHICVQVDDINALFFRMKELGIIDIEPWGNVRQLPDGAIQMFVRDPSGNLVELSSDPEAHIDPRIFKDELFKPGIYVSGRNDFRGYKSKDATLYHKE; from the coding sequence ATGGCGCGAGCGGTAAAAATAAATCATGTAGCCCTAGTGGTAAGTAATTTAGAGGAAGCCTGTAAATTTTACGAATATGAGTTGGGACTGGAACCTATACCTGCCTTCTTGTTCGACTATCCCACAGCTTTTTTCAAGTTCAATAAAGAACAGCAATTACGCCTTACGGAATGGGAGGACGCCTATTCCTTTAGAGGTCATATCTGTGTTCAGGTAGATGACATAAATGCCCTATTCTTTAGAATGAAGGAATTGGGAATTATTGATATTGAACCATGGGGAAACGTGCGTCAGTTACCTGACGGGGCCATACAAATGTTCGTCCGGGACCCCTCGGGAAATTTAGTAGAGCTATCCTCTGACCCTGAAGCCCATATTGACCCTAGGATTTTTAAGGATGAACTTTTTAAACCAGGCATCTACGTCTCTGGCCGAAATGATTTTAGAGGATACAAATCCAAGGACGCTACCTTATATCATAAAGAATAA
- a CDS encoding 2-hydroxyacid dehydrogenase, with protein sequence MPKTIILLETVAKEAMQLLKEAPDMHIITGFDEVSLQKNIANTTIDAIITRGKGQVREKLLNQLPHLKVISRCGVGLDNIDVAAATKRGIKVVNAPNSNANTIAEHTISLLLLLQRNLYGAITMVKEGRWNERGTYVGDEIHGKTLGILGLGNIGKKVAHIANAMGMNIIYWSAQKEDVPYPFLSLEEVLKNSDALSLHLPLTTKTEHLINEKALAKMKTTALLINTARGKIIDQEALSKALANKKIGGFAADVLAVEPPETNESLLQYPNTLITAHVGSLTTTTYTQMCVMTVENTLKILRREAPAPNCIFNRNELGLS encoded by the coding sequence ATGCCTAAAACCATTATACTCTTAGAAACCGTGGCCAAGGAGGCAATGCAGCTTTTGAAGGAGGCTCCGGATATGCATATCATTACCGGTTTTGATGAAGTATCACTTCAAAAAAATATAGCCAATACTACCATAGATGCCATCATCACCCGTGGCAAGGGTCAAGTACGGGAGAAATTATTGAACCAACTCCCTCATTTAAAAGTCATTTCGCGTTGCGGTGTTGGTTTGGACAATATCGATGTTGCCGCAGCCACGAAAAGGGGCATAAAAGTAGTGAACGCTCCAAATTCCAATGCCAATACCATTGCCGAACATACGATTTCGCTACTACTTCTGTTACAGAGAAATCTTTATGGTGCCATCACCATGGTAAAAGAAGGTCGTTGGAACGAAAGAGGAACTTACGTAGGTGATGAAATTCATGGTAAAACACTAGGAATTCTAGGTCTTGGAAATATTGGCAAAAAGGTAGCTCATATTGCGAATGCCATGGGAATGAACATTATCTATTGGAGCGCTCAAAAAGAGGATGTCCCCTACCCTTTTTTAAGCCTAGAAGAAGTTTTAAAGAATTCCGACGCACTTAGCCTTCATCTACCCCTTACGACGAAAACAGAACACCTAATTAATGAGAAAGCGTTAGCAAAAATGAAAACCACAGCTCTACTTATAAATACGGCAAGAGGTAAAATCATTGACCAAGAGGCACTCTCCAAAGCGTTGGCGAATAAAAAGATTGGTGGTTTTGCCGCAGATGTTTTAGCTGTTGAACCTCCAGAAACTAACGAATCGCTACTTCAATATCCGAATACTTTGATTACGGCCCATGTAGGTAGTCTTACAACAACTACCTATACTCAAATGTGTGTGATGACGGTTGAAAATACTTTGAAAATCTTGAGACGGGAAGCACCTGCACCCAATTGCATCTTTAATCGCAATGAACTTGGTCTTTCCTAA
- a CDS encoding M20/M25/M40 family metallo-hydrolase produces MKKRLPVLFLIVLFISHYTIAQSTAEMVSAIEKEANENSQLEQLAYELMDVNGPRLVGTPQMKTAHDWAVNTYKKWGIMAENQAWGKWRGWERGITHVDMVSPRIASLHATQLAWNPSTGKNGVTASLITLPTISDSLAFVKWLPNVKGKIVMVSMLQPTGRPDYNWEEFATPESFEKMKTERDAKEKAWRENFRNTGYTSRNINAALEKAGAVGIAQSRWSEGFGANKIFSAGTDKIPVVDLSLEDYGMLYRMAVKGANPKIKIVAESKELGEVPTFNTIATIPGTEFPDEYVILSAHFDSWDGATGATDNGTGTITMLEAARILKKVYPNPKRTILIGHWGSEEQGLNGSRAFVEDNPKIVDGLQALFNQDNGTGRVVRLSGQGFLHAYDYLGRWLEAVPEDIKKHIETTFPGTPGGGGSDYASFVAAGAPGFSLSSLSWSYWNYTWHTNLDTYDKIVFDDVRNNAILTAILTYMACEDPEKTSREKATLIGTSRRTGEPLSWPTQRSPNRKGGLD; encoded by the coding sequence ATGAAAAAAAGACTACCCGTGCTGTTTCTTATCGTACTATTTATTAGCCACTATACTATCGCACAATCTACGGCGGAAATGGTATCCGCTATTGAAAAAGAAGCTAACGAAAATTCACAATTAGAACAATTAGCCTATGAACTAATGGACGTAAACGGTCCTAGATTGGTCGGTACACCACAAATGAAGACCGCGCACGATTGGGCAGTAAACACCTATAAGAAATGGGGTATTATGGCTGAAAATCAAGCATGGGGGAAATGGCGCGGATGGGAACGCGGTATTACCCATGTAGATATGGTTTCTCCGAGAATTGCTTCTTTACATGCCACCCAATTGGCCTGGAACCCAAGTACGGGAAAAAATGGCGTAACGGCCTCTTTGATTACACTGCCTACGATATCCGATTCCTTAGCCTTCGTAAAATGGCTACCTAACGTAAAGGGTAAAATTGTGATGGTGAGCATGCTGCAACCTACAGGGAGGCCGGATTATAACTGGGAAGAATTCGCCACGCCGGAATCCTTTGAAAAAATGAAAACGGAGCGTGATGCCAAGGAAAAAGCATGGCGGGAAAATTTTAGAAATACAGGATATACCAGTAGAAATATCAACGCTGCATTAGAAAAAGCAGGAGCGGTGGGTATTGCGCAATCCAGATGGTCCGAAGGGTTTGGAGCCAATAAGATTTTCAGTGCTGGAACCGATAAGATTCCAGTGGTAGACTTATCCTTGGAAGATTACGGCATGCTCTACAGGATGGCAGTGAAAGGTGCCAACCCAAAAATCAAAATCGTAGCGGAATCCAAAGAACTCGGAGAAGTACCCACCTTCAATACTATTGCAACCATTCCCGGAACTGAATTTCCGGATGAATACGTAATACTCTCCGCCCACTTTGATTCTTGGGACGGAGCAACCGGCGCCACCGATAACGGAACGGGTACTATAACCATGCTGGAGGCCGCACGTATTCTTAAAAAGGTGTACCCTAACCCAAAACGCACTATCCTTATAGGACATTGGGGAAGTGAGGAGCAAGGTTTGAACGGTTCACGGGCCTTTGTAGAGGATAATCCAAAAATCGTTGACGGGTTGCAAGCCCTCTTTAATCAAGATAATGGTACAGGCCGTGTTGTTCGCTTATCTGGTCAGGGGTTTCTGCACGCATATGATTATTTAGGAAGATGGTTGGAAGCTGTACCAGAAGACATCAAAAAACACATAGAAACTACTTTCCCAGGAACTCCAGGCGGTGGTGGTTCTGATTATGCTTCATTTGTAGCGGCAGGAGCACCTGGATTTTCCTTAAGTTCCTTGAGCTGGAGTTATTGGAACTATACATGGCACACGAATCTGGACACCTATGATAAAATTGTATTCGACGATGTACGAAACAATGCCATTTTAACGGCCATACTAACTTATATGGCCTGTGAAGACCCTGAAAAGACATCCCGCGAAAAAGCCACTTTGATCGGCACAAGCCGCAGAACCGGTGAGCCACTTTCGTGGCCAACACAAAGAAGTCCCAATAGAAAAGGGGGCTTGGATTAA
- a CDS encoding WD40/YVTN/BNR-like repeat-containing protein: MKTVHYLLIAVFILPLSLQAQSRKNRKAAPYVKVEDSTFHGLKWRNIGPFRGGRSVASSGVVGQPMTYYNGTVGGGIWKTTDDGITWKNVSDGFLKTGTVGSIAVSETNPNIVIAGMGEHAARGVMTSMGDGVYKSTDAGKSWSHIGLDETRHISDVIIHPTNPDIIFVAAQGAQYGPSAQRGIYRSLDGGNTWENVLFVANTTGASDLSMDMKNPLILYAAMWEHRRYPWLMESGGKSSGLYKSTDGGTTWKRLKEGLPKEFGKAGISVSRANPERVFAVIEAEGDKGGVYRSDDAGKKWTQVNKDRINIARSWYYMEIFADTQDENVVYVLNAPVTKSIDGGKSFTPLATPHGDNHHLWIHPYDNQKMINSNDGGSNVSNNGGKSWSTQQNQNTAQFYRVITDNLMPYNIYGGQQDNSTVAIASRTNDAGIDWKDWYAVAGGESAFLAFDPDNPTIIYGGTYQGNIDKWDAATRESKPIKEYPELGLSIAPKDAKYRYNWNAPIITSPHNRKTIYHAGNVVFKSTDEGHSWTPISPDLTKNEKDKHGAGGGPFTNEAAGGENYNTLTYLVESVHEEGVLWAGSDDGLLHLTQDGGKTWKNVTPINIKDGIINSIEVSPHDAATAYVVVMRYKSMDLNSYIFKTSDYGNTWTKITNGIDGEHTFTRVVREDRKQKGLLYAGTETGLFISLNDGANWQPFQLNLPIVPINDLTIQDNDLVVATAGRAFWILDDVAAIQQIQSPKQEISLFQPKDTYLFFGGSSDKPRPGLGDNPKSGVTFDYYLKQQMDSMELKLEVLQNGKLIRTLTNQKPKDFKSWPGGPAKPQLLPSKAGYNRFTWDFKRDVLPSVEKVFTFGGLDGSTVGPGSYTLRLSTEAHSAETTATILPNPKVKGDMADYKEQQQMLTTIENTVKEIHVAVNSMRTVKTQLSQYAKLLKDRDEAKALLEKGDSITKRITTWEEHLIQPKQKTFQDVINFPNQLNAQLLHLRGYVDVAEPKVTEGAKQRLKDLLSEWSSYSTEHKAIVNGEMKAFNDLYQELGIPAIIIPKD, from the coding sequence ATGAAAACAGTACACTATCTCCTCATTGCGGTATTCATCTTACCGTTATCCCTACAAGCACAAAGCAGAAAAAACAGAAAAGCCGCTCCTTACGTAAAGGTTGAAGATTCTACTTTTCATGGCTTAAAATGGCGAAACATAGGCCCCTTTAGAGGTGGGCGGAGCGTAGCCTCCTCTGGAGTTGTAGGCCAACCCATGACCTATTACAATGGTACCGTTGGCGGAGGTATCTGGAAAACAACGGATGATGGTATTACTTGGAAAAACGTTTCGGATGGATTTCTGAAAACAGGAACCGTCGGTTCTATTGCTGTTTCCGAAACCAATCCGAATATTGTCATAGCAGGTATGGGAGAGCATGCCGCCCGTGGGGTCATGACCTCTATGGGAGACGGTGTCTACAAATCTACGGATGCTGGAAAATCCTGGTCGCATATTGGTCTGGACGAAACTAGACACATCTCCGATGTCATTATCCACCCCACGAATCCTGATATCATTTTCGTTGCGGCGCAGGGTGCTCAATACGGCCCAAGTGCACAACGTGGCATCTATAGATCTTTAGATGGCGGAAACACTTGGGAAAACGTGTTGTTCGTAGCTAATACTACCGGAGCTTCGGATTTGTCCATGGATATGAAAAACCCGTTAATCCTCTATGCCGCCATGTGGGAACATCGCCGATATCCTTGGCTAATGGAGTCGGGCGGAAAAAGTTCTGGATTATATAAATCTACGGACGGTGGCACCACATGGAAACGTTTAAAAGAAGGTCTTCCTAAAGAATTTGGAAAAGCGGGTATATCCGTCTCTCGGGCAAATCCTGAACGTGTTTTTGCGGTAATAGAGGCCGAAGGTGACAAAGGAGGCGTTTATCGTTCCGATGATGCGGGGAAAAAGTGGACACAGGTTAATAAAGACCGCATCAATATTGCCCGTTCTTGGTACTATATGGAGATTTTTGCCGATACGCAGGATGAAAACGTGGTTTATGTGCTGAACGCCCCTGTTACAAAATCTATTGATGGCGGAAAATCCTTCACTCCTTTAGCAACACCCCATGGAGACAATCACCATTTATGGATACATCCTTATGACAACCAGAAGATGATAAATTCCAATGACGGCGGGTCTAACGTTTCCAATAACGGTGGTAAAAGCTGGAGTACCCAACAAAATCAAAATACCGCACAATTCTACAGGGTAATTACGGATAATTTAATGCCCTACAACATATATGGTGGTCAACAGGACAACTCTACGGTTGCCATTGCATCACGGACCAATGATGCGGGAATCGATTGGAAAGACTGGTATGCCGTTGCAGGCGGCGAAAGTGCTTTTTTAGCTTTTGACCCGGATAATCCCACAATTATTTATGGCGGGACCTATCAGGGGAATATTGACAAATGGGATGCCGCTACGCGGGAATCAAAACCCATTAAAGAATATCCCGAATTGGGATTAAGTATAGCTCCTAAAGATGCTAAATACCGCTACAATTGGAACGCTCCGATAATTACATCCCCACACAATAGAAAAACAATTTATCACGCGGGTAACGTTGTCTTCAAATCTACGGATGAAGGACATAGCTGGACACCAATTAGTCCAGATTTAACTAAGAACGAAAAAGACAAACATGGCGCAGGTGGAGGTCCTTTTACCAATGAGGCCGCCGGAGGGGAAAACTACAATACGCTAACCTATCTTGTGGAGTCTGTACATGAAGAAGGCGTCTTATGGGCGGGTAGTGATGATGGGCTATTGCACTTGACACAAGATGGCGGTAAAACATGGAAAAATGTTACACCTATAAACATCAAAGATGGTATTATTAATTCTATTGAGGTATCACCACATGATGCGGCAACAGCCTATGTTGTGGTCATGCGTTATAAATCTATGGACCTGAATTCCTATATTTTCAAGACCTCGGATTATGGCAATACCTGGACGAAAATTACCAATGGTATCGACGGGGAACATACCTTTACCAGAGTAGTGCGCGAAGACCGCAAACAAAAAGGCCTGTTATATGCGGGTACCGAAACAGGACTGTTTATTTCATTGAACGACGGGGCCAATTGGCAACCATTTCAGTTAAACTTGCCCATAGTTCCCATTAATGACCTAACCATTCAGGACAATGATTTGGTAGTAGCTACCGCAGGACGTGCTTTTTGGATTCTAGATGATGTTGCCGCAATACAGCAGATACAATCACCCAAACAGGAAATAAGTCTATTTCAGCCAAAGGATACGTATCTATTTTTTGGTGGTTCTAGCGATAAACCAAGACCAGGCTTGGGAGATAACCCAAAAAGTGGTGTCACGTTCGACTATTATTTGAAGCAGCAAATGGATAGTATGGAACTTAAATTAGAGGTGCTACAAAATGGCAAACTCATAAGGACCCTTACCAACCAAAAACCAAAGGATTTTAAATCTTGGCCAGGAGGACCTGCAAAACCGCAACTACTACCTTCAAAAGCGGGGTATAACCGATTTACTTGGGATTTTAAGAGAGATGTGCTTCCGAGCGTTGAAAAAGTCTTCACTTTTGGTGGACTCGACGGTTCAACGGTAGGACCTGGCTCCTATACCTTACGGCTAAGTACAGAAGCCCACAGTGCTGAAACTACCGCAACTATTTTACCGAATCCTAAGGTCAAAGGCGATATGGCCGATTATAAGGAGCAACAACAAATGCTGACTACAATTGAAAATACCGTAAAGGAAATACATGTAGCGGTCAATAGTATGCGTACTGTTAAAACGCAACTTTCGCAATATGCAAAACTCTTGAAAGATAGGGATGAAGCTAAGGCCTTACTAGAAAAGGGCGATTCGATTACGAAACGCATTACCACATGGGAAGAGCACTTAATACAACCCAAACAGAAGACCTTTCAGGACGTCATCAATTTCCCCAATCAATTAAATGCACAATTACTTCATTTAAGGGGCTACGTTGACGTTGCTGAGCCTAAGGTTACAGAAGGGGCAAAACAAAGGCTAAAAGACCTTTTGAGTGAATGGAGTAGTTACAGCACGGAACATAAAGCCATTGTTAATGGAGAGATGAAAGCCTTTAACGACCTCTATCAAGAATTGGGAATACCCGCTATCATCATACCAAAAGATTAG